AGCGCACCGAACGCGCCGAGCGCAACGAGCGACACTGTCTTCAGGATGATGAGCTGACCGTACCCCGTGCCGAAGAGGGCATCGAGGTCGCCGATGCGGAGCCAGGCGCTCACCACGCCAGACGCGCTCACCGCGATAAACGCGAGCAGCGCGATCGAGGAGTAGCGGGAGACGAGGATCGCGAGGCGCTCGCGAGTCACTGACTTCGCAACGAAGATGAGCACGAGGAGCCCGCCGAGCCAGACCGCAGCGCCGACGAGGTGGACGAGGAGCGAGTTCACCGCCTGGCTGTGACCAGAAGCTCCCGCAGCGTGACCCTGCTGAGCGAGCGGCAGCGTGGTGAGCAGGCCGAGCACGAGCACGAGCAGGGTCATGCGCCGACCGCGCACAGCGAAGGCAAACACTGTCACGAGCGCCGCGATGAGCAGTTCCCAGAGCCACAGCTGGCCAATCTCAACTTCGGTGACGAACTGCGCGAGGCCCGCGCCGAACGCTGCGGAGCCCGAGAACGGCATCGTCGTGATGTCTGAGTAGGTGAGAATGAGCGTCGCGCCGGAGGCGACGGTAAGCACAGCTGCCGAGCCCGCCGCGACATCCATCGCAATACGGTACTCGGGGCGGTCAACCGCGAATGCCCACACAGCCATCACCAGCGAACCGACGAGGCCGGCGACTGAGACGTTGACGAGGGTACGCAGCAGCGGCACGCCGTAACGCACGAGGGCGCCAGGGTCGGCGAGGTCTCGCTCGTTCGCAGCCCCACCAATCGACAGCCCCCAAAAGAGGGCGGCGAACGTCGCCGCCAGGAGCACGGCAGGGGCAATCACGCGAATCAAACGGGGCACCCCCCTAGCCTACGCGGGCGCGCCTGACTGCCCGCACCTAAGCTGAATGCATGCTGTTCCTTTTCATCGGCGCCGCGATCCTGAACGTCTACGCCGCGACTCTCGTGATCCTGCGCGCCGCCGTCTACCGAACCAGACTGTACCGGCCAATGCTCTGGAACATCATGCTCTCGGTGCTGCCGATCCTGCTCCTCGCCCTCGCGTTTATCGCGCTCGTCGGGCTGTTGCCCGTCAACAGGGTGCTCGCCTTTGCGAGCGTGACCGTGCTCGGCGTGGTGTGGCTGCTCATGCTGCCGAACACGAGCTACCTCATCACCGAATTGAACCAGTCTCATCGCGCCGACGACGACCCGGTTCCGCTGTGGTACGACATCATCCTCGTGATCTCGCTCGCGATGAGTGGGGTGATCAACACGATCGTCAACGTGTTCGTCGCGCAACTGCTGTACTCGGTCGTGATGTTCGACGACCGCGCCGTCTCCTTTTTCAGGCCGCGCGCGATGATCGCGCTCGCTGTCGTGCTGCTGCTCGTCGGCCTCGGCATGTACCTCGGGCGCTATCTGCGTCTGAACAGTTGGGATGTGCGTCACCCGAGCGCGCTTATCGAGAAGGTCGTCGCTCATTTCAAGGTGCGCGGCAACGCGCTCGCCTGCTTCGGGTTCACTCTCACGTACGCACTTTTCATCGGGATTCTCTATCTCACGATTGTGACGCCAATTGTTGTCGGCTTGTACGAGCTCGAGCTCGCCCGCCAATAGATCAGGCGAGCGAGCTCGAGAGGGCGTACACGGGGAAGACTAGCCGCGTGGCGCCTGCACCTCAACGCGGCCTGTGCGCCGACGAATCTCGGCCGCGACCTCTCGCGCGTCACCCTCGGGCGCTGTCGACTGCTTGTCGGGGCGTGCGAGGAACAGATACAGCAGGCCAGAGACGAGCACGACGGCGAGGCCGATGAGCACGACGTAGTTCTGGAAGAACGTGCCGCCCTCGCCAGGCTTCGCGAGCAGGATGATCGCGAACACCCCGTAGGCGAGCGCTGCAATGTTCACGACCATGCCGAGGCGTCCGAGCGTGAACGGCCCCGCAGGCTTCCATCCCTTGAACCGCTGACGCAGCGCGGCGAGCACAACCATCTGGAACGCGACGTAGATGCCGAGGATCGCGAACGAGGTGACAGGCACGAGCAGGCCGTCGTTGAAGTAGATGAGCACGCAGATGAGCGCCGGCACCGTGCACGCGACGATGAGCGCGTTCGTTGGAACCTTGCTGCGCTCAGAGACTTTCGACAGCCAGGTGTGGCCGGGAAGCATGCCGTCGCGGGCGAACGAGTACAGCAGTCGCGAAGCCGCAGCTTGCAGGCTGAGCACGCACGAAACAAACGCGAGCACAGTCACGACGAGGAACACCTTCGCCCCGACGGTGCCGAGCGTCGATTCGAGGATCGCGGGGATCGGGTCGGTGATCTCACCCGAGACGATGCCCTCGAGATCCGGGGCTGCGAGCACGTATCCGGCGAACGAGAAGAGAGCGGAGACCGCGCCGACGAGGATCGTCATCATCATCGCCCGGGGAATACGCCTCGCGGGGTCGGCGACCTCTTCTGCGACGTCACCGCAGGCCTCGAAGCCGTAGAACAGGAAGAGGCCCGCGAGCGCTGAGGCGAGAAAGACTGGCACGTACGAGCCGTCGCCTTCGGTTCCCATCGTGTCGAAGAACACCGAGAACTCGTGCTTGCGCTGGAAGAGCAGCAGGTAGAGACCGAGCCCAATCACGCCGACGAGTTCGGCAGCAAGACCGATTCTGGCGATGCGCGCGAGCCACTTTGTGCCAGAGAAGTTGATCGCGAGCGCGAACAGCAGGAGGCCAAGCCCCGTGAAGAGCGTCGTCTCAGCGTTCAGTTCGATGCCGAACAGGCTCGTGATGAACCCTGCCCCAAACTCGGCGACCGAGGTGATCGTCACGATCATCGCCCAGATGTAGACCCAGGCAGCCATCCACGCGTAGCGCCTCCCCCAGAGGCGGCGCGCCCACGGGTAGACGCCACCGTGAATCGGGTACTGCGAGACGACCTCGCCGAACACAAGCGAGACGAGGAGCTGGCCGCACGCAACGATGACGATCCACCAAATCGAGGGCGGTCCGCCCGTCGAGAGGGCCATCGCGAGCAGCGAGTAGACGCCGACGAGCGGCGAGAGGTACGTGAACCCGAGGGCAAAGTTTGCCCACAGGCTCATGGAGCGGTCGAACTTGCCCTCGTAGCCGAGCACTGAGAGGTGCTCGTCGTCGGCGAGCCGCGCCTCCGGTGGGGTTGCAGACATAACGATGCCTTGCCTTTCTGATCTTCGTTGATCTGGGCTCTCCCGAGCCCTGAGAGCATCGTAGGGCTCAGGCCCCCACGGCGCTTCCGTGACTTCGCCCGGCCAATCGTGCGCAGGGTGTGCAAAGAAGGCGCTGCGGAATTCGGGAAAGTGTGTTTCACCCCCGGAATTGCTACCAGCGGTTGCGCACGTCCTCGGCCCAGCCGGTGATCCCCTCAAAACAGATCTCTTCGCCCGCCGCGGTTCTGAACGTGCCCGCCCACTCGCCAAAGCACTGGTCAGTTCGCCCTGCGAGCACTCCGAAGTTCGTCTGGCTATGTTTCACGTGAAAAGGGGTGAAGACAGCGTTAAACCCGCCGCCGTGCACACGCCAGGGGCGCCGCCAATTGTGCGAGTCGTACTCCCAGACAGTCTCGCCGTGAATCTTGTGCATCACGCCATCGACGAAGAACGCGTTCTCCGAGACGCCGGTTCCCGCTGTCCATCGCGCGCCGACCTGCACGCCGATGACCCTGCCGCACGCCCTGCCAGATCCGGCTCCCCAGTTCCAGGCGATGCTGTACGGCCAGCGGCCACGGCCGTGGTCGAGCACCGCCCAGCTCTCGCCCGTGGGCAGGCGAAACTCGTCAGCGCCGATCCGCAGAGTACCCGTCGCGGGCCTGGCGACGTCCTTCACCGTGTACTGAAAGCGCGTCTCGCTCCAGGGAACGACAAGGGCAAGCCGCTCATGGCCCTCCGGCAGCTCCGCGACGACGTCGAACGAGGCGCCGTCGATCTCGGCACGAATACGCGTGCCGCCAGGCACCTCGTCGATG
Above is a window of Leucobacter aridicollis DNA encoding:
- a CDS encoding DUF2804 domain-containing protein — translated: MHEHGAITEPAIQAPTALVAADGKLNRQAVGWATQPIIDTSGLGAGRGRNKRWEYWNVVTPTHILAATVSAIDYACVPEVWVLDRETGKEWGKAGAVIPPRGAVLAASLEEGSSSMRSDGLSIDIDEVPGGTRIRAEIDGASFDVVAELPEGHERLALVVPWSETRFQYTVKDVARPATGTLRIGADEFRLPTGESWAVLDHGRGRWPYSIAWNWGAGSGRACGRVIGVQVGARWTAGTGVSENAFFVDGVMHKIHGETVWEYDSHNWRRPWRVHGGGFNAVFTPFHVKHSQTNFGVLAGRTDQCFGEWAGTFRTAAGEEICFEGITGWAEDVRNRW
- a CDS encoding DUF1361 domain-containing protein, encoding MLFLFIGAAILNVYAATLVILRAAVYRTRLYRPMLWNIMLSVLPILLLALAFIALVGLLPVNRVLAFASVTVLGVVWLLMLPNTSYLITELNQSHRADDDPVPLWYDIILVISLAMSGVINTIVNVFVAQLLYSVVMFDDRAVSFFRPRAMIALAVVLLLVGLGMYLGRYLRLNSWDVRHPSALIEKVVAHFKVRGNALACFGFTLTYALFIGILYLTIVTPIVVGLYELELARQ
- a CDS encoding APC family permease, whose protein sequence is MSATPPEARLADDEHLSVLGYEGKFDRSMSLWANFALGFTYLSPLVGVYSLLAMALSTGGPPSIWWIVIVACGQLLVSLVFGEVVSQYPIHGGVYPWARRLWGRRYAWMAAWVYIWAMIVTITSVAEFGAGFITSLFGIELNAETTLFTGLGLLLFALAINFSGTKWLARIARIGLAAELVGVIGLGLYLLLFQRKHEFSVFFDTMGTEGDGSYVPVFLASALAGLFLFYGFEACGDVAEEVADPARRIPRAMMMTILVGAVSALFSFAGYVLAAPDLEGIVSGEITDPIPAILESTLGTVGAKVFLVVTVLAFVSCVLSLQAAASRLLYSFARDGMLPGHTWLSKVSERSKVPTNALIVACTVPALICVLIYFNDGLLVPVTSFAILGIYVAFQMVVLAALRQRFKGWKPAGPFTLGRLGMVVNIAALAYGVFAIILLAKPGEGGTFFQNYVVLIGLAVVLVSGLLYLFLARPDKQSTAPEGDAREVAAEIRRRTGRVEVQAPRG